A genomic stretch from Rutidosis leptorrhynchoides isolate AG116_Rl617_1_P2 unplaced genomic scaffold, CSIRO_AGI_Rlap_v1 contig94, whole genome shotgun sequence includes:
- the LOC139885301 gene encoding transcription factor BEE 3-like: MNSSIDQSSFVDPFSVCPQPYYSPNSFFHFTEDTNINSTQSFSSNLDLQNKNMPLKSKVDSHSDPPSQDYNKGRKRKRKNEKDGERPREVIHVRAKRGQATDTHSLAERVRREKINERLKCLKDLVPGCYKTMGMAVMLDVIIKYVQSLQNQIQFLSMKLSAASMYYDFNSPEMEIIEIMEGTNAYDQVQGMERVSYGDPSYAHSSNWPMQFDL, from the exons ATGAACTCATCAATAGATCAAAGCAGCTTCGTCGACCCATTCTCTGTTTGCCCACAACCTTACTATAGTCCTAATTCATTTTTCCATTTCACAGAAGACACCAACATCAATAGTACTCAAAGCTTCTCATCAAATCTGGATTTGCAAAACAAAAATATGCCTCTCAAAAGTAAGGTAGATTCTCATTCGGATCCTCCCTCTCAAGACTACAACAAG GGGAGAAAACGGAAAAGAAAAAATGAGAAAGATGGTGAGAGACCAAGAGAAGTTATTCATGTTCGAGCGAAAAGAGGCCAAGCTACTGATACTCATAGTTTAGCAGAAAGG GTGCGACGAGAGAAAATAAATGAGAGGCTCAAGTGCTTGAAAGATTTGGTTCCAGGATGTTATAAG ACAATGGGAATGGCAGTTATGTTAGATGTGATCATCAAATATGTTCAATCTCTGCAAAATCAAATTCAG TTCCTCTCGATGAAGTTATCAGCAGCTAGTATGTATTATGATTTCAACTCACCAGAGATGGAGATAATTGAAATAATGGAG GGGACAAATGCATATGATCAAGTACAAGGAATGGAAAGAGTGAGTTATGGAGACCCTTCTTACGCCCATTCATCTAATTGGCCTATGCAATTTGATCTCTAA
- the LOC139885298 gene encoding endonuclease 2-like, producing MDSFREHNIVSLVVILFLFPVVIYGWGYEGHYAVCKIAQARLTDTAATAVKEFLPEYAQNDLASVCIWPDRIKFRYPWSSPLHYINTPEVCNYKYTRDCKNEEGEQGMCVAGAINNYTSQLLRYGTKQVQYNLTEALLFLSHFMGDIHQPLHVSFADDKGGNTIDVHWYTRKQNLHHVWDSNIIETAEEKYDNSNLDTLVDAIQQNITKEWSDEVPRWETCGGGKSACPDIYASESINAACDWAYKGVVENATLEDDYFLSRLPIVYRRLAQGGVRLAATLNRIFG from the exons ATGGATAGTTTCAGAGAACACAACATTGTTTCACTCGTTGTGATTCTGTTCCTGTTCCCTGTGGTAATCTACGGTTGGGGCTATGAAGGTCATTACGCTGTTTGCAAAATCGCTCAGGCTCGACTGACCGACACGGCGGCTACGGCGGTGAAGGAGTTTCTGCCGGAATATGCGCAAAATGACTTGGCCAGTGTGTGCATTTGGCCAGATAGGATTAAATTCCGATATCCATGGTCTTCTCCCCTTCATTACATTAATACACCGGAAGTTTGTAACTATAAGTATACTA GGGATTGCAAGAATGAGGAAGGAGAACAAGGGATGTGTGTGGCTGGAGCAATCAACAATTACACTTCCCAGCTTCTCAGATATGGCACCAAACAAGTCCAAT ACAATCTTACAGAGGCCCTCCTCTTTCTTTCTCATTTTATGGGAGACATTCATCAg CCCTTGCATGTATCTTTTGCTGATGACAAGGGAGGGAATACCATTGATGTTCATTGGTACACAAGGAAGCAAAATCTTCACCAT GTTTGGGATAGCAATATAATCGAGACTGCGGAAGAAAAGTACGATAACTCGAATTTGGATACTCTAGTCGATGCAATTCAACAGAACATCACG AAAGAATGGTCTGATGAGGTTCCAAGATGGGAGACTTGTGGCGGAGGCAAGTCGGCTTGTCCTGACAT ATATGCATCTGAAAGTATAAATGCAGCTTGTGACTGGGCTTACAAGGGTGTGGTGGAAAACGCAACACTAGAAG ACGACTATTTCCTATCTCGTCTTCCAATAGTCTATAGGCGACTAGCACAAGGTGGAGTTAGATTGGCTGCCACCCTAAACCGGATCTTTGGATGA
- the LOC139885299 gene encoding HVA22-like protein f, producing the protein MGVLAVIAKRLDALVGPGVMLLYPLYASLRAIESPSMLDDQQWLTYWIIYSLITLFELSFWKILAWLPFWTYMKLLFCMWLVLPMFNGAAYLYENFVRQYLVKYGGKLMMNQNTNYTEDQMKLLQMLSLDARKSVVQFVDKYGWDAVDRAIKAAEKEAKRR; encoded by the exons ATGGGTGTTCTTGCTGTTATCGCAAAACGATTGGATGCTCTAGTCGG GCCTGGAGTGATGCTTCTTTACCCTCT ATATGCATCACTACGAGCAATTGAGAGTCCATCAATGCTAGACGACCAACAATGGCTAACATATTGGATTATATACTCACTCATAACCTTATTCGAGCTATCATTCTGGAAAATTCTTGCTTG GCTGCCGTTTTGGACATATATGAAGCTTTTATTCTGCATGTGGTTAGTCTTGCCGATGTTCAATGGAGCAGCTTACCTTTATGAGAACTTCGTACGTCAGTATTTAGTTAAATATGGTGGGAAATTGATGATGAACCAAAATACAAATTATacagaagaccaaatgaagcttttACAGATGTTGAGCCTCGACGCCAGGAAATCTGTCGTTCAATTTGTCGATAAATATGGTTGGGATGCTGTCGATCGAGCAATTAAAGCG GCGGAAAAAGAAGCTAAGAGGCGATGA